The following are from one region of the Cyanobacterium stanieri LEGE 03274 genome:
- a CDS encoding DUF1825 family protein encodes MSFFDSEVVQQEAKQLFEDYQSLSKLGSEFGKFDREGKKIFIERMEDMMERYRIFMKRFELSEDFMAKMTIEQLKTQLSQFGTTPDQMFMQMNQTLERMKKEI; translated from the coding sequence ATGAGTTTTTTTGATTCAGAAGTAGTCCAACAAGAAGCTAAACAATTATTTGAAGATTACCAATCTTTGAGTAAATTAGGCTCAGAATTCGGCAAATTTGACAGGGAAGGAAAAAAAATCTTTATCGAAAGAATGGAAGATATGATGGAACGTTATCGTATTTTCATGAAAAGATTTGAACTCTCGGAAGACTTTATGGCAAAAATGACCATCGAACAATTAAAAACCCAACTTAGTCAATTTGGTACAACCCCCGATCAAATGTTTATGCAAATGAATCAAACCCTAGAAAGAATGAAAAAGGAAATATAG
- a CDS encoding DUF760 domain-containing protein, which produces MNQSFNRQSNYFDGQDRDNNLLKYLQSLSPETIANLSQPKSSEVFQVMEKNIVGLLGNLPAEGFGVMVSTSRENLGKLLASAMMSGYLLRNAEQRMDFEKALSGADDSFDDE; this is translated from the coding sequence ATGAATCAATCATTTAATCGCCAATCTAATTATTTTGATGGACAAGATAGAGATAATAACTTGTTAAAATATCTCCAGTCTTTAAGCCCTGAAACTATTGCTAATTTATCACAACCCAAATCATCAGAAGTGTTTCAGGTGATGGAAAAAAATATTGTGGGTTTACTCGGTAATTTACCCGCAGAAGGCTTCGGAGTAATGGTCAGCACTAGCCGAGAAAATTTGGGCAAACTACTGGCTTCAGCGATGATGAGTGGCTATTTGTTACGTAATGCAGAACAGAGAATGGATTTTGAAAAGGCTTTATCTGGTGCGGATGATTCTTTTGACGATGAATAG
- a CDS encoding extracellular solute-binding protein — protein MRIKQNFLVFLSVLFLFIPLLTGCQNPTGGTSADGVTKITFWHGINPPENREIFNQLLNQFNENNPDIEVESLYVGQPDEQLPKIIASVVGNQPPDILWYVPQLTGKLVDLGAIKPLTQWFDSLTIKNEIEPAMVATMSLGDEIWSVPFATNNTAMFYRPSLFEEAGIDELPSSWDEFVEVAGRLTKDDNSQHGMLLSSGKGEFTVFVWLPFIYGADGFIVENDQPNLVNEGAQRALSLGADLVNSNYAVLSAPDRGYELDDFISGRVAMQITGPWTLAQLKQSAIDYGVFPLPIVDKPATVLGGENLFVFKTNPEREEASLRFLEYILGEEFQRQWALQTGYLPINRLVKDSAEYQSFVAENPVLEVFLSQMDNAYTRPIIADYPTISENLGRAIESTLLGQKSAADALEESQKRINLSIGN, from the coding sequence GTGAGAATTAAACAAAATTTTCTTGTCTTTCTAAGTGTTTTATTTCTGTTTATCCCCTTACTGACAGGTTGTCAAAATCCTACGGGGGGAACTTCTGCCGATGGTGTTACCAAGATTACTTTTTGGCATGGTATTAATCCCCCTGAGAATCGGGAAATTTTTAATCAGTTACTGAATCAGTTTAATGAAAATAATCCCGATATAGAAGTAGAAAGTTTATATGTGGGGCAGCCCGATGAGCAGTTACCAAAAATTATTGCTTCGGTGGTGGGTAATCAACCCCCTGATATATTATGGTATGTTCCCCAATTAACAGGAAAGCTAGTGGATTTGGGGGCTATTAAGCCTTTAACCCAATGGTTTGATAGTTTGACCATAAAGAATGAAATTGAACCCGCTATGGTTGCTACCATGAGCTTAGGGGATGAAATTTGGTCTGTACCTTTTGCCACTAATAATACGGCGATGTTTTATCGACCTAGTTTATTTGAGGAAGCGGGAATTGATGAGTTACCTTCTAGTTGGGATGAGTTTGTAGAGGTGGCAGGTCGTCTAACAAAAGATGATAATAGTCAACATGGGATGTTGTTATCATCAGGCAAAGGGGAATTTACGGTTTTTGTCTGGTTGCCTTTTATTTACGGGGCTGATGGTTTTATTGTGGAAAATGATCAACCTAATTTGGTAAATGAGGGGGCGCAAAGGGCGTTAAGTTTAGGGGCTGATTTGGTTAATAGTAATTATGCGGTATTATCTGCTCCTGATCGTGGTTATGAGTTAGACGATTTTATTAGTGGTAGAGTGGCAATGCAAATTACTGGGCCTTGGACTTTGGCTCAGTTGAAACAAAGTGCGATCGATTATGGTGTTTTTCCTCTACCTATTGTTGATAAACCTGCCACGGTGTTGGGGGGAGAAAATTTGTTTGTGTTTAAGACTAATCCTGAGAGGGAGGAGGCTTCTTTACGATTTTTAGAGTATATTTTAGGGGAAGAGTTTCAACGGCAATGGGCTTTACAGACTGGTTATTTACCCATTAATCGCTTAGTGAAAGATAGTGCTGAGTATCAAAGTTTTGTGGCGGAAAATCCTGTTTTAGAAGTGTTTTTGTCACAGATGGACAATGCTTATACTCGTCCTATTATTGCTGATTATCCTACTATTTCTGAAAATTTGGGAAGGGCGATCGAATCTACTTTGTTAGGTCAAAAATCGGCCGCAGATGCCCTCGAGGAATCTCAGAAAAGAATTAATTTATCTATCGGAAATTAA
- the psaK gene encoding photosystem I reaction center subunit PsaK — MFQFTSIIATAIPTTIEWSPNVAFTMIVCNIVAIAIGKFTIKYPSEGPQLPSPALFGGMGFPALLATTSLGHLIGVGVILGLANLGAL; from the coding sequence ATGTTTCAATTTACTTCTATCATTGCCACTGCAATCCCTACTACCATTGAATGGAGTCCTAATGTTGCTTTTACCATGATTGTTTGCAATATCGTTGCGATCGCCATTGGTAAATTTACCATTAAATATCCTAGCGAAGGGCCTCAACTCCCCTCCCCTGCTCTTTTTGGGGGAATGGGTTTTCCTGCATTATTAGCTACCACTAGCTTAGGACATCTTATCGGTGTGGGAGTAATCTTAGGATTAGCGAATCTAGGTGCATTATAA
- a CDS encoding S1 RNA-binding domain-containing protein, which produces MTANSNPPQGQNTNDFSMDDFAKALEQEQYDYHFNKGEVVKGKVFQHDSSGVYVDIGGKSPGFVPLSEAAWQSFHDVSEVLPLDGEFEFLIIKEQDSEGQVKLSRRQLYIDQAWDNLTEIEEKGKLVQMLVTGVNRGGVTGQIDGLRAFIPKSHLIEKESLDDLLNQTIPANILQLDRGQNKIVLSQRNIAKSSAMAQLQENQVVQGKVVKLQPYGVFVDFGGVAGLLHVKQISAGHIDSINHVFKVGEDIKVVVMEIDTVKNRISLSTKVLETYPGEFLEKREAVMENAEERWANHSAKKEEN; this is translated from the coding sequence ATGACCGCTAATTCTAACCCCCCTCAAGGGCAAAACACCAATGACTTCTCTATGGATGATTTCGCTAAAGCCTTAGAGCAGGAGCAATATGATTATCATTTTAATAAAGGAGAAGTGGTAAAAGGGAAAGTCTTTCAGCACGACTCTAGTGGTGTTTATGTGGATATTGGCGGTAAATCTCCTGGTTTTGTGCCTTTAAGTGAAGCTGCGTGGCAATCCTTTCATGATGTCAGTGAGGTTTTACCCTTGGATGGAGAGTTTGAATTTCTAATCATTAAAGAGCAGGATTCTGAGGGGCAAGTTAAGTTATCTCGTCGTCAATTATACATCGATCAGGCTTGGGATAATTTAACAGAAATTGAAGAAAAGGGTAAATTAGTGCAAATGTTGGTGACGGGGGTGAATCGTGGTGGTGTCACTGGGCAAATTGATGGTTTACGGGCTTTTATTCCGAAATCTCATTTGATTGAGAAGGAAAGTTTAGATGATTTGTTAAATCAAACTATTCCCGCTAATATTTTACAGTTGGATAGGGGACAAAATAAGATTGTTTTAAGTCAAAGAAATATTGCTAAATCCTCTGCCATGGCTCAGTTACAAGAAAATCAGGTAGTACAAGGCAAGGTAGTTAAACTTCAGCCTTACGGGGTTTTTGTGGATTTTGGTGGTGTGGCTGGATTGTTGCACGTCAAACAAATTAGTGCGGGGCATATTGATTCTATTAATCATGTGTTTAAGGTGGGGGAAGATATTAAGGTGGTGGTAATGGAAATTGACACAGTAAAGAATCGTATTTCTCTTTCTACGAAGGTTTTAGAGACTTATCCTGGAGAATTTTTGGAGAAAAGAGAAGCTGTGATGGAAAATGCGGAGGAAAGATGGGCCAATCATAGTGCTAAAAAAGAGGAAAACTAA
- a CDS encoding diguanylate cyclase — protein sequence MAEYNPKNFLILAVDDNSINRIMLEKILTKAGYQIKVLGDSEEFLNLINNIKPDLMLLDLMMPKIDGLELCRLIKAKKHYQEIPIIFLTASDAKENVIEAFRSGAVDYVTKPFNNEELLARIQTHIELKFTRDQLKKALVDLEKLATTDELTQISNRRHFLNLANREFNRAKRQNIFFSMIILDIDYFKNINDSYGHPVGDIAIKLVAQKCQQSIRGEDLCARWGGEEFIVVVYDALIDEAKHVANRIREKIAEIALPIDDEQFKITVSVGIAQYQDTDQNIDQIVSRADRALYRAKNHGRNRIVLENELLDVSADI from the coding sequence ATGGCTGAATATAATCCAAAAAATTTTTTAATTCTAGCAGTGGATGATAACTCGATAAATCGTATCATGCTAGAAAAAATACTCACTAAAGCTGGGTATCAAATTAAGGTACTTGGAGATAGTGAAGAATTTTTAAATTTAATTAATAACATTAAGCCAGATTTGATGTTGCTAGACTTGATGATGCCCAAAATTGACGGTTTAGAATTATGTCGATTAATAAAAGCAAAAAAGCACTATCAAGAAATTCCCATCATCTTTTTAACCGCCAGTGACGCCAAAGAAAACGTTATTGAAGCCTTTCGCTCAGGGGCAGTAGATTACGTTACCAAACCTTTCAATAATGAAGAATTGTTAGCCAGAATACAAACCCATATCGAACTTAAGTTTACAAGGGATCAACTTAAAAAAGCCCTCGTAGATTTAGAAAAATTAGCCACCACCGATGAATTAACCCAAATATCCAACCGTCGTCACTTCCTCAATCTCGCCAATCGAGAATTCAATCGAGCCAAAAGACAAAACATCTTTTTCTCCATGATTATCCTTGACATAGATTATTTTAAAAATATTAATGATAGTTATGGTCATCCCGTCGGTGATATTGCCATTAAGTTAGTGGCCCAAAAATGTCAACAGTCTATTCGAGGGGAAGATTTATGCGCCCGTTGGGGTGGGGAAGAATTTATTGTGGTAGTTTATGACGCCCTTATTGATGAAGCGAAGCACGTGGCGAATCGAATTCGGGAAAAAATAGCCGAGATAGCTTTACCCATAGATGATGAACAATTTAAAATAACGGTTAGTGTGGGCATTGCTCAATATCAAGATACCGATCAAAATATAGATCAAATTGTCTCAAGGGCTGATAGAGCATTATATCGAGCGAAAAACCATGGCAGGAATAGAATAGTTTTAGAAAATGAGTTGTTAGATGTTTCTGCAGATATTTAG
- the recF gene encoding DNA replication/repair protein RecF (All proteins in this family for which functions are known are DNA-binding proteins that assist the filamentation of RecA onto DNA for the initiation of recombination or recombinational repair.) yields MFLEQLNLQHFRNYIQEEIKFTNNKIILLGDNAQGKSNILESVELLSTLKSHRSTKDLELVYKDRFFGQIKATVQTKYADYDLSITIPTKGKKELKINQEKVKRNFDFLGLINTVLFSSLDIDLVRGAPEYRRNWVDNLLIQLEPIYYQLIKNYYHILKQRNALLKQIKKMGINTAEHLQQDLRAIELELWDKKLAEAGSRISRRRARVLNKIEPLAKFWHNQISNKTEKLIIRYAPNIYSENDSPESVQNAIKAEIEQKKTAEINLGNTLVGPHRDEIEFIINSDIARNYGSQGQQRTLVLALKLAELQLIEQIVGEPPLLLLDDVMAELDLNRQRQLLDSLGDRFQTIITTTHLNYFETNLLNQAQIIKVQGGKLYF; encoded by the coding sequence ATGTTTTTAGAGCAGTTAAATCTTCAACATTTTAGAAATTATATTCAAGAAGAAATAAAATTTACTAATAACAAAATTATTTTATTGGGGGATAATGCTCAAGGAAAATCTAATATTCTTGAATCCGTTGAACTCCTTTCAACCCTTAAAAGTCATCGCAGTACCAAAGACCTAGAATTAGTTTATAAAGATCGTTTTTTTGGGCAAATAAAAGCAACAGTTCAAACTAAGTATGCAGATTATGATTTAAGTATTACTATTCCCACTAAAGGTAAAAAAGAACTAAAAATAAATCAAGAAAAAGTTAAGCGAAATTTTGATTTCTTAGGTTTGATAAATACCGTACTTTTTTCCAGTCTCGATATAGACTTAGTTCGGGGAGCTCCAGAATATAGAAGAAATTGGGTTGATAATTTATTAATTCAACTAGAGCCTATTTATTATCAATTAATTAAAAATTATTATCATATTTTAAAACAAAGAAATGCCCTACTCAAACAAATTAAAAAAATGGGTATTAACACCGCCGAACATTTACAACAAGATTTAAGGGCGATCGAGCTAGAATTGTGGGATAAAAAACTAGCCGAAGCAGGATCAAGAATTAGCAGAAGAAGGGCAAGAGTTTTAAATAAAATAGAACCTTTAGCCAAATTTTGGCATAATCAAATTAGTAATAAAACCGAAAAATTAATTATTAGATATGCCCCCAATATTTATAGTGAAAATGATAGTCCTGAAAGTGTACAAAACGCTATAAAAGCGGAAATAGAACAAAAAAAAACCGCTGAAATTAACTTAGGAAATACCCTAGTAGGACCTCATCGAGATGAAATAGAGTTTATAATAAATAGTGATATAGCTAGAAATTATGGATCTCAAGGACAGCAAAGAACTTTGGTTTTAGCCCTTAAGTTAGCCGAATTACAATTAATAGAACAAATAGTTGGTGAACCACCCTTGTTGCTTTTAGACGATGTCATGGCGGAATTAGATTTAAACCGACAAAGACAATTATTAGATTCCCTGGGCGATCGTTTTCAAACTATAATAACAACAACACACTTAAATTATTTTGAAACTAATTTATTAAATCAAGCTCAAATTATTAAAGTTCAGGGGGGAAAACTATATTTTTAG
- a CDS encoding B12-binding domain-containing radical SAM protein: MKALLIYPIFPPTFWSYEKILELVNRKVLLPPLGLITVAGILPQEWEFKLVDRNIRAVTEEEWAWADVVIMSAMIVQKDDLIEQIKEAKKRNKLVAVGGPYPTSVPHELEEAGADFFVLDEGEITLPMFVEAIERGDTAGVFRTTEKPDVTVTPIPRFDLLELDAYDSMSVQFSRGCPFQCEFCDIIVLYGRKPRTKTPEQLLQELDYLYELGWRRSVFMVDDNFIGNKRNVKLLLKALKEWQQEHQYPFRFNTEASVDLADDPELMELMVDCYFDAVFLGIETPDEESLAMTKKFQNTRSSLAEAVDKIIRTGLRPMAGFIIGFDGEEKGAGDRIVRFAEQVGIPTTTFAMLQALPNTALWHRLEKEGRLNTGKYGNINQTTLMNFVPTRPVEDIANEYVDAFWRLYDPHAYLDRTYRCFLKLGAPKAHPPAKLPTWVDLKALGIVLWRQGIKRDTRWKFWHHLFSVIKNNPGVWEHYLTLCAHNEHFLEYREIVKNDINAQLQEYLNNYRSPDDVVGDEKQLVA; encoded by the coding sequence ATGAAAGCTCTTTTAATTTATCCCATTTTTCCGCCAACCTTTTGGTCCTATGAAAAAATCCTCGAATTAGTTAACCGTAAGGTATTATTGCCTCCTTTGGGCTTAATTACCGTAGCGGGTATCTTACCCCAAGAATGGGAATTTAAGCTGGTAGATCGCAATATTAGAGCGGTTACGGAAGAAGAATGGGCATGGGCTGATGTGGTGATTATGTCAGCCATGATCGTCCAAAAAGATGACCTAATCGAGCAAATTAAGGAAGCGAAAAAAAGAAATAAATTAGTAGCTGTGGGTGGCCCTTATCCTACCTCTGTACCCCATGAATTAGAAGAAGCAGGGGCAGACTTTTTTGTTTTGGATGAAGGGGAAATCACTTTGCCCATGTTTGTCGAGGCCATCGAGAGGGGAGACACTGCAGGTGTTTTCCGCACCACAGAAAAACCCGATGTTACCGTTACTCCTATTCCCCGTTTTGATTTATTGGAATTAGATGCCTATGATTCCATGTCGGTACAATTTTCGAGGGGTTGCCCTTTCCAATGCGAATTTTGTGACATTATTGTTTTATATGGTCGTAAACCACGGACAAAAACCCCTGAACAGTTGTTACAAGAGTTAGATTATCTCTATGAGTTGGGTTGGCGTCGTAGTGTGTTTATGGTGGATGATAATTTTATCGGTAATAAGCGTAATGTGAAATTGTTATTAAAAGCCCTCAAGGAATGGCAACAGGAGCATCAATATCCTTTCCGTTTTAATACCGAGGCTTCCGTGGATTTAGCCGATGATCCTGAGTTGATGGAATTGATGGTAGATTGTTATTTTGATGCGGTATTTTTGGGCATTGAAACCCCTGACGAGGAAAGTTTGGCCATGACCAAGAAGTTTCAAAATACCCGTAGTTCTCTAGCTGAGGCGGTGGATAAAATTATCCGTACGGGATTACGCCCCATGGCTGGTTTTATTATCGGTTTTGATGGCGAGGAAAAGGGTGCGGGCGATCGCATCGTAAGATTTGCAGAACAAGTAGGAATTCCTACCACCACCTTTGCCATGTTACAAGCTCTCCCCAATACTGCATTATGGCACCGTTTAGAAAAAGAAGGTCGTTTGAATACAGGGAAATATGGTAACATCAACCAAACTACCCTGATGAATTTTGTACCCACTCGCCCCGTAGAAGACATCGCCAATGAATATGTAGATGCTTTTTGGCGACTTTATGATCCCCATGCCTACTTAGATCGAACCTATCGTTGTTTCCTCAAATTAGGAGCACCTAAAGCCCATCCCCCAGCAAAATTACCCACTTGGGTAGATTTAAAAGCCCTGGGTATTGTATTATGGCGACAAGGTATTAAAAGGGATACTCGCTGGAAATTTTGGCATCATCTCTTTAGTGTTATCAAAAATAACCCCGGTGTTTGGGAACACTATTTAACTCTGTGCGCCCACAATGAACATTTTTTGGAGTATCGAGAAATCGTCAAAAATGATATTAATGCTCAATTACAAGAATATTTAAATAATTATCGTTCTCCTGATGATGTTGTGGGCGATGAAAAACAATTAGTGGCTTAA
- the ftsH gene encoding ATP-dependent zinc metalloprotease FtsH has translation MLNNNSRKRNQILTLIISSLLWGQTLITGTGVAVAQNREENQQFSYSQLLSKIDTGEVERIQIDPETNVARVFLVGGEENNPEIVYLFNDNRELISLIRDKEIDFSVQSSGASASAVISSVQLALLLFLIIGLFILIRKSANSAAGAMNFGKSKAKFQMESQTGVEFRDVAGVEEAKEELQEVVTFLKTPDKFTAIGARIPRGLLLVGPPGTGKTLLAKAIAGEAEVPFFSISGSEFVEMFVGVGASRVRDLFRKAKENAPCLVFIDEIDAVGRQRGSGIGGGNDEREQTLNQLLTEMDGFEGNSGIIVIAATNRPDVLDSALLRPGRFDRQVIVDYPDLEGRLGILDVHGANKKIDTQVDLKAIAQRTPGFSGADLANLLNEAAILTARKRKDAITMAEIDQAIDRVIAGMEGTPLVDSKSKRLIAYHEVGHAVVATLTPGHDPVEKITLIPRGQARGLTWFTPDEEQGLISRNQLFARITGLLGGRAAEEMIFGEDEVTTGASNDIERVTSLARQIVTKFGMSDLGPIALEGDEQPVFLGNDSMSRTEYSQDIAQKIDLQIRAIINQCHENAKTIINEYRPVIDSLVDLLIENETLDRHTFEKALGVNVE, from the coding sequence ATGCTAAATAATAACTCCCGTAAAAGAAATCAAATCCTTACCCTAATCATTAGTAGTCTTTTGTGGGGACAAACCCTGATCACAGGCACTGGGGTTGCCGTTGCTCAAAACAGAGAAGAAAACCAACAATTTAGCTATAGTCAATTATTGAGCAAAATTGATACGGGGGAAGTAGAAAGAATTCAAATAGATCCAGAAACCAATGTAGCAAGAGTATTTTTAGTGGGAGGAGAAGAAAATAACCCTGAAATTGTTTATTTATTCAACGATAATCGAGAATTAATTAGTCTTATCCGAGATAAAGAAATAGATTTTTCTGTCCAGTCTTCAGGGGCTTCGGCTTCGGCGGTGATTAGCAGTGTACAGTTAGCATTGTTGTTATTTTTGATCATTGGTTTATTCATCTTAATTCGTAAATCAGCTAATTCGGCCGCAGGGGCAATGAACTTTGGAAAATCTAAGGCAAAATTTCAAATGGAATCCCAAACAGGAGTGGAATTTAGGGACGTGGCTGGGGTAGAAGAAGCCAAGGAAGAATTACAAGAAGTAGTAACCTTCCTGAAAACCCCCGATAAATTTACAGCGATTGGGGCAAGAATTCCTCGGGGTTTATTATTAGTAGGCCCCCCCGGTACAGGTAAAACCTTGTTGGCAAAGGCGATCGCAGGGGAAGCCGAAGTACCTTTTTTTAGTATTTCAGGCTCAGAATTTGTGGAAATGTTTGTAGGGGTTGGAGCTTCGAGGGTTAGAGATTTATTCCGTAAAGCCAAGGAAAATGCACCTTGTTTAGTGTTTATCGATGAAATTGATGCGGTGGGCAGACAGCGAGGCAGTGGCATTGGTGGGGGTAACGATGAGCGGGAACAAACCCTTAATCAATTGTTGACGGAAATGGACGGTTTTGAGGGCAATTCAGGAATTATTGTAATTGCGGCCACCAACCGCCCCGATGTCCTTGATAGTGCTTTGTTACGCCCAGGGCGTTTTGATCGTCAGGTAATTGTTGATTATCCCGATTTAGAAGGACGTTTGGGTATTTTAGATGTCCATGGGGCTAATAAAAAAATTGATACTCAAGTGGATTTAAAGGCGATCGCCCAGCGCACCCCCGGATTTTCTGGTGCAGATCTTGCCAATCTACTCAACGAAGCAGCCATCCTAACCGCCCGTAAACGTAAAGACGCCATCACCATGGCAGAAATTGATCAAGCCATAGACAGGGTAATTGCAGGGATGGAAGGCACTCCCCTAGTAGATAGTAAAAGTAAACGACTCATCGCCTACCATGAAGTAGGTCATGCCGTGGTTGCCACCCTTACCCCAGGTCATGATCCCGTAGAAAAAATTACCCTCATTCCCCGTGGACAAGCCAGAGGCTTAACTTGGTTTACCCCCGATGAAGAACAGGGCTTAATATCCCGAAATCAATTATTTGCCCGTATTACAGGATTATTAGGGGGTAGAGCCGCCGAAGAAATGATTTTTGGAGAAGATGAAGTAACCACGGGAGCGAGTAATGATATTGAGCGTGTCACCAGTTTAGCCCGTCAAATTGTCACTAAATTCGGTATGTCAGATTTAGGCCCGATCGCCCTTGAAGGAGACGAACAACCCGTTTTCCTAGGCAATGATTCCATGAGTCGTACGGAATATTCTCAGGACATAGCCCAAAAAATTGATTTACAAATTAGAGCCATTATTAATCAGTGTCACGAAAACGCCAAGACCATTATTAACGAATATCGACCCGTCATTGATTCTTTAGTTGATTTATTAATTGAAAATGAAACCCTTGATCGTCATACCTTTGAAAAGGCTTTAGGGGTAAATGTAGAATAA
- a CDS encoding YceD family protein has translation MERIYIPQLLKMPQQMDKFTFKENIKGFKTLTPIKGSLAVYHRGGFLEIELTADTILTLKCDRCLKTFNHRLEVDTSEIIWLSDQFEDPNNLPLEREISGDDLCESLPPDGYFEVQEWVYEQLSLALPLRQLCHNEDCEPPTIDDSATIADSRWAALTALKSLSD, from the coding sequence ATGGAAAGAATATACATTCCCCAATTGCTAAAAATGCCTCAGCAAATGGATAAATTTACCTTTAAAGAAAATATAAAAGGTTTTAAAACCCTAACTCCCATCAAAGGTAGTTTAGCAGTCTATCATCGAGGGGGATTTTTAGAAATAGAATTAACCGCTGATACTATTTTGACTCTAAAGTGCGATCGCTGCTTAAAAACCTTTAATCATCGTTTAGAAGTCGATACATCAGAAATTATCTGGCTCAGCGATCAATTTGAAGATCCCAATAATTTACCCCTAGAAAGAGAAATCTCAGGGGACGACTTATGCGAAAGTTTACCCCCCGACGGTTATTTTGAAGTACAAGAGTGGGTTTATGAACAACTATCCCTAGCCTTACCCCTAAGGCAATTGTGCCATAATGAAGACTGTGAACCACCCACCATAGATGACTCAGCAACCATCGCTGATAGCCGTTGGGCTGCCCTTACCGCCCTCAAATCATTAAGCGATTAA